One Helianthus annuus cultivar XRQ/B chromosome 7, HanXRQr2.0-SUNRISE, whole genome shotgun sequence genomic region harbors:
- the LOC110899472 gene encoding uncharacterized protein LOC110899472, whose protein sequence is MTVGDEQVERANPSSKDHNNLHSSNEKLASRKGKSCKGCLYYSSTLKSNSRNPVCVGITRSLPKVPRYYVGESEMEASKEGRSLADFRYGCAGYSVYPDMKNHSGDVEETQKELPVCVGIEVLVDRRVSNANPAPTHAHNKDNHATPQPRVNRPAQSASDDFFSRFTRNANIVASGVAKNVRKVGNQIKESVDDIMYPYRRRPK, encoded by the exons ATGACGGTAGGTGATGAACAAGTGGAAAGAGCAAACCCTAGCTCCAAAGACCACAATAATCTACATTCTTCGAACGAGAAACTTGCTTCCAGAAAAGGTAAATCATGCAAAGGATGCTTGTACTATTCATCAACACTCAAATCCAATTCTCGCAATCCTGTTTGCGTCGGCATCACTCGTTCGCTTCCCAAAG TACCTCGCTATTATGTTGGAGAATCCGAGATGGAAGCTTCAAAAGAGGGTAGGAGCCTTGCTGATTTCCGATACGGTTGTGCTGGTTATTCCGTTTATCCAGATATGAAAAATCACAGTGGCGATGTAGAAGAAACACAAAAGGAGTTGCCAGTCTGTGTTGGCATCgag GTTCTGGTGGACAGAAGAGTTTCTAACGCTAACCCTGCTCCTACTCATGCTCATAACAAAG ATAACCATGCAACACCGCAGCCACGAGTAAACAGGCCGGCTCAGTCTGCATCAGATGATTTCTTTAGCAG ATTTACGAGAAATGCAAATATAGTGGCATCGGGTGTTGCAAAGAATGTACGCAAAGTCGGGAATCAAATAAAGGAAAGCGTTGATGATATTATGTATCCTTATCGAAGACGACCAAAGTAA